GTTTGAAGTTGTCCCAGTCTTTTCCTCAATTTTCCAAATTTGAACATTTAGCCCGCGAATCATGCACGAGCGTAAAGTGAGTGACGTCAGTGAGTGTGTTGCCAAGAGAGCGAGCGGTAGCAGTGtctctgaggggaaaaaaatagatcCCGGCCGGTCTTGGGCACGAAaccttatataatattatatataaacttaaaTAATGCTCAAGTCCGATTTTATATatcctcgagtccgagtccaagtACGAGTCATCAGTCCGCGAGTCCAAGTCGAGTCACGAGTCCAGAGAATGGAGTCTCGAGTCGGACTCGAGTCCAAAGAATAGTGACTCGAGTCggactcgagtccgagtccaggACTCGAGTACTCCATCACTGATGCTACCCaatacattatggaagtgtactaaaataaagtgtattttactgcactttccgtttgcattaagattatttttattaccacactggcagatattgataattttacttaagtaaaatgcacttaatttagatcccccaggaaacaagacaaaatataattttcttacatagaaaatccatcttgatttaggaatttttttgatatttgtacttgaaataggatGAAAAATACTAATtacgaaaagcatttttgcagcatgaatgaatgagttaactatttatacatcacttgcactttaaaaaggggGAGGAGACCAAAGGAAATTCTGGGTTTTCCAAAGAAAACCTGCTCCCGACCAGGTTAGGTTCACAGAGTAAGTTACCATGTTAACTGACTCTGAGTAGAAGTTACCTCTCTTTCAGAAACGGGCTTGACTTACCCTGCTTTCTTGGGTTTGAAATACCTCCCATTCTGAAACcgaaaacccagagtttccctcaTACATACTCTGAGTTTTCACTTAATCTCCTTTCTGAAATGGGCCCCAGCTGTCTCTTTTTGTTTCTCCATTAACAATCTACTGCTGTATCTCTTTCTCACGTTAATAATCTATAGCCTTAAAAGAGACGCTGGAGGCCCGTGGGGTCCTCGGGCAGCTGAAGGCGAGGATCCGGGCGGAGGTGTTCAGCGCGCTGGATGATCAGAGCATGCCGCGCCCGCCGCTGTCCCACGAGAACCTGCTGATCAATGAACTGATCCGAGAATACCTGGAGTTCAACAAATATCGATACACTGCATCAGTGCTGACCGCAGGTGAGCAGATGAACCCTGCAGGAAGactatacagtggcatgaaaaagtatgtgaaccccttgcagaatctgtgaaaatgaaaattattttaataaaataagagggataataaaaaatgcatgttattttttgtttagtactgtcctgagtaagatattttacataaaagatgtttgcatttagttcacaaaacaaaacgatagctgaatttattaaaataaccccattcataagtatgtgaaccattgattctcaatactgtgtgtggttacctgatgatccacgactgtttttatgttttgtgatggttgttcatgagtctcttgtttgtcctgagcagttaaactgagctctgttcttcagaaaaatcctccagctcctgcagattcatcagttttcaagcatttttgcatatttgaaccctttccagcagtgactgaatgattttgagatctgtgttttcatactgagaacaactgagggactcaaactcaactatttaaaaaaggttcaaacattcactgattctccagaaggaaacacgatgcattaagagtcggggtgtgaaaacttttgaacaggatgaagatgtcacaatttttcttattttgtttaaatatcattgtttttcatttagtactgcccttcggaaccaacagaagatacttgcatgtttcccggcagaaaaattaagtacaatttaccttgatatttgaattcaaaagttttcaccccctgactcttaatgcatcgtgtttccttctggagcatcagtgaatgtttgaatcgtttttaatagttgagtttgagtccctcagttgtcctcagtgtgaaaagatgaatctcaaaatcattcagtcactgctggaaagggttcaaatatgcaaaaatgcttaaaaactgatgaatctgcaggagctggaggatttttctgaagaacagagctcagtttaactgctcaggacaaacaagagacttaTGAAccaccatcacaaaacataaaaacagtcgtgttAATCATCaagtaaccacacacagtattgagaatcaatggttcacatacttatgaatggggttattttaatatattcagctatcgttttgttttgtgaactaaatgcaaacatcttttatgtaaaatatcttactcaggacagtactaaacaaaaaataacatgcattttttattatgcctctgattttattaaaataattttcacagattctgcaaggggttcacatactttttcatgccactgtatatgcATGGTCACTCATTATGCACTTATTAGTggataatacattataaaaacaaacaaggatGATTTGTTTAAATTGATGTATTTCAGAATCAGGTCAGCCTGAAGTTCCCCTGGACCGTCAGTTCATGGCCAATGAGCTCAATGTCGCAGAAGATTCAAGTGCCAAAGCAGTGTAAGTATGATCTATGACTTTACTCCTAGAGCACTTATTAaaacagtgtttacaaagtgaattacagtgtacaTGTACAGGCCACAACTATAAATATGGCCCAGGGTCAGTGTGATTGGGCTTCGGGccatttaaaagaactgtcACTTTACCTATTGGGCCAGTGCTTATGTTCTTCTGCTTCAATGATTTGATGATCATCTGcgtaaaaatgaaagaaaaaaaaaaaagacagagctGACCAAGTGGAAACATGTAAATACTAAAAAGAAAAGGACCCAAAATTGATCCCTGGGGAACGCCAGATTGCACCACACCAACCTCAGACCTGCAACCACCCATAGTAACAAACTGATTATGATCTGAAATGTAGGACTTAAACTAGTTTAGTGCAGTAtcagaaacaccaaagacagcCTTGCAAATttataaatgaacaaaaacagaataatataaaaaatcttGGCTAAAACGTGatataaaaatattgtatttattcatttagttagttagttagtagtaGGGCCAGTTAAAATGTTGCCAGGTCAAACATGCACATGGAGGGAGATACAAGAAAATAAAACTGACTGAGTAAAAATAAGAAGCACATTAGAAAGTAAAtagaaaatgaaaacaatgagaAAATAAAAAGCAGAACAAAGTAAGGAGATAAGCCCCAGTAAACAAGAGTTCTTTGAGTGTGATACTTTATAAAAGTGCAAATTGAGTCAACAGCTTGAAGACTGTCTGGCTGTGAAATCCACAGCTTGGGAACATGTAGTGATTAAAAGCTGACTTGACACTTTCAGCCATGTTTTAAAGATGAAGGAATGTTGGCGTAAtaccatttaaacatttaataagagGGTTGTTGAAATCAGTTCTGTGATACACAAGCAGAGTGTGATGTGATTTAAGTGCTGGATGTGAATCCTCAGTCTAGTACGAGGAAGCATTCTTGCTGCTGCATTGTAAGATTTTTGTTAACTCAGCCAAGACACTACTTCATTAGTCAAGTGTAGATGTAACTAACACatgaatgagtttctttctcaTAGCACAGCTATAAAGCTGTTTGACCATACCAACATCTATGGTGTTACTCGAAtactagtctcagcctcagatgtCATGCCCATGGACCGTTGGCTGAaggtctgatgcatatggcacacttatcTGGAAACTCTTCAGGAGTTTCAAagtcgtcatctggttggttgaattatACAGGATGTCCGGGAGACATGCGTGTCGTGTTCTTTAACGATCCGCCTGGAAACATATGCCGTGACGCTAAA
Above is a genomic segment from Chanodichthys erythropterus isolate Z2021 chromosome 21, ASM2448905v1, whole genome shotgun sequence containing:
- the cep20 gene encoding lisH domain-containing protein FOPNL, whose translation is MATITELKSALKETLEARGVLGQLKARIRAEVFSALDDQSMPRPPLSHENLLINELIREYLEFNKYRYTASVLTAESGQPEVPLDRQFMANELNVAEDSSAKAVPLLYGLLHHFLSSKEEHKGKLFIKGSATVHSQEPHGHLNAES